aaatgcacaaaaaaaataattaaaactctTGCTATCTATACTTATGGCGCTAGCAAACTAGCATGGTCCATCAAAACCAGTGAGAATCTCAAACTTAATCAGAGCGAACCTCAAACAAAAAGCAAGCCTAGTAGAAGAAACCCAACACTTTACCACCAACATTCTTTCTCCTAGCCTCTTCATGATCCATGATACCAGCAGAGGTTGTCAAGACAATATACCCAAACTGCATCATTTTGAGCAACCAAAGTTTAGGGGCAAACAGGAGAAACCATATGCATACAAGAGAATAACGGCAACATAAAGTTTAATCACAGATAGGTTAGCAATTTCACATCTACACAACTTAATAtacatcaaagtttaaaaacaaTACGAGCAAATTTTATCAAAGAACAAGCAAAAACCAATTTTCAACAACTTACTATACAAATTCTACAAGTACTTCAATTTACAGaagaaatattcttattttgcTGTCCTGGAAACAACAATACCTCATACAGATACAGGTTGACATTCTTTAAATTTAAGGTACTTTTTTTGGTGCATCTCTTCCCTTTGGAAGGAGAGCTTAAGACACAATTTCAAGAAAGCTCTTGAAGACAAAGGTAGCTTTTTTGCTAATGAACAAAAGCTAATTGACTacttttaaagataaaagattaaaaaaaaacaggcCAAACACTATAACCTACAGAGAgccattataattatataaccaATGTATAAATGAAGAAACACTTACACCAACAAAAAAAGATTGCAACAATGAACATGTTGAATTTAACCATCTTAAATATACATTGGTATCTAAAGTGAAagcttaaaataaaagttagctACGTTTAGGAGTGGTTAATTGTtacatttcttaaaaatattcttcaatttaaagtaatttttttaggagAAAAATAGACTGACGACAGCTGTAGTTTCTTCAAATTTACACAATACTCATGCTTTGTAGTGTATTGCAAAGAATTAAAGAGGTAACTATATGGAAGACAAAGGCAAAGGTGTGACTGATCAGGGTTAGGTTTTAAGGTTACCTGTCTTGAGGGTAGTAGTCTTGCAGTCCAACCTTCAATCTCTTTGACACCAACATCAAAGCGAGGGCTAATAACCCCACACTTATTCAGCCGCCCATTCAATTCAACCACGATTTTCCCAGCCCTGTGGTCATCAACATACTCGAACTCACCAATGTACCCTACAAAGCACCACACCATAACAAAACATGCCAACAACACTAAAACAATTCCTATTATATTCAATTCAAGGCCAAATTCATATTACATAACAAATCAATACCGTGCTTCTGCATGACCAATAGGAATTTTATGATGACCTTGGAGGATGGCCTAATCATGACCTGGCGCTTCCCGCGCTTCTCGGCGTTGTACATGCTCTTCAGAGCATCATTCAACACACTAACCCTCACCATTGTCAAAACTACAGCAAACAAAAATGCATATATGAATTATAACGAACGATTTCCACATTCAGCGGCTACTTAAAACCATTTTCCATGATACAACATAAAGCAGGAATAAAATTGCATAAGAGAATCTAAATGGAGGTTGGAGTATACGACAGTGACAAGAATAGAATAGCAATCAATGGGATCTAGTTTCGGAGTTGGAAGAAGATCTTACCGAGACTTGAAACTATCGATGAGGCGAAGGAGCTCTGGGTTACAGCCAAACCTTAATGTGTTTAGGGTTTTGCATAACATACATATCACA
The nucleotide sequence above comes from Glycine soja cultivar W05 chromosome 11, ASM419377v2, whole genome shotgun sequence. Encoded proteins:
- the LOC114374131 gene encoding 40S ribosomal protein S15a-1, coding for MVRVSVLNDALKSMYNAEKRGKRQVMIRPSSKVIIKFLLVMQKHGYIGEFEYVDDHRAGKIVVELNGRLNKCGVISPRFDVGVKEIEGWTARLLPSRQFGYIVLTTSAGIMDHEEARRKNVGGKVLGFFY